In the genome of Chryseobacterium sp. 52, the window ATATGCCTCTGGCAGAAGTTGTTTTCGACTTTTACGACCGTCTTAAATCCATTTCAAAAGGGTATGCCTCATTTGACTACAGCCCGATCGGAATGCGTTCTTCTAAATTGGTGAAAATGGACATCCTGATCAATGGAGATATGGTGGATGCGCTTTCTTCACTAATCCATGACAGTAATGCTTACTATATTGGTAAAAAGATGTGTGAAAAGCTTCGTGAGCTGATCCCAAGACAGCAGTTTGATATTGCTGTTCAGGCAGCATTGGGTGCTAAAGTGATTGCAAGAGAAACCATTAAAGCATTGAGAAAAGACGTTACCGCAAAATGTTACGGAGGAGATATCTCCAGAAAGCGTAAACTTTTGGAAAAGCAGAAAGAAGGTAAGAAAAAAATGAAGCAGATTGGAAGGGTAGAAGTCCCTCAGTCAGCATTCATGGCAGTACTGAAACTAAACGATTAATATAAAAAAGACCGGTAAAATTTACCGGTCTTTTATTTTTTAGAAACTTCTCTGTTTCTCAATCAGATTCCCCTGTATCACCAAGGCACCGAGGCCGAGAATGATTTCAGCAATACCCAATGTTCTTATAAGATTGATCCCGCATACGAGACATTCAGGTTCTGGGAAAGGTTTTTTCCCTACTACGATGATCAATACTCCTCCTATGATAATAATCACAACGATAAAGACTCTTAATAATGTTTTCATGATGGTATAAATTTTTATTTTCTATACCAAAGTTGAGTATATCGATCAAGATAATGACAAGGAAAATCACTGTTTTGATGTGGTGATTTTACCTCTTTTTATTTCTTTTTCGTGAATTTTATTTCCATAGTTTTATACTCGTTTCCTGTTTTAGAATCAGGGCCATACATTTCCATCATGTGATTGTTCGCATCAGTAAAAGTATAAACCTCTCTGAAATCACAGTCATGGCCGGGTCTTGCCGGGTCACTCATTGTACCTTTGAACTCAATAGATTTTTTAGCAGGATTCCAGTCGCCCTCACCATGCATAATACCCGTTCCCATATTGTCAATCCAGGTGCTTACAAACTTTTTCTTGGCATTGTCGTAGCCCATAATGCTCATTCCTTCAAAAGGCATTCCCATAAAATTTCCTTTGTAAGTACTGTGCTGATACCGTCCTCCAAAAATCATTTTGTTGGTGCATTCAGATTGGCTCGTCATAGGTTTGCCGCCATTTTCCATCCACATTGTCGTTGCCCCTGTCCAGTTTCCGTCATAAGCGGCTAATGTTTTGTGCATTTCGCCAGGAGTTGCATATTCCATCCATGCTTTCATTGCAGTGGCAGAATCTACAGGTTTCCATGTGGCAGAATCTGTTTTGGATACCTCTTTTTCTGCTGCAGGCTTTCCTTTCTCACAGGCGGTAAAAAGAAAAGCAAGGGAGAATAATAACAATAGATTTTTCATAATTAGTTAATTTTAAGTGGGTTATTGGATAATAAAGTTAATCAATTTTATTATTCACGTAATAGTTTTTATAAATTCATTTATAAACCGTACCTTTGTGTATTCATAACGCAAATTAATTATGCAGGCTATAAAAGTTGCAGTAGACGCTGTCATTTTCGGATATTTTGATAAACAGGACCTTCAGTTACTTTTGATCAAAAGAAAGATAGAACCTTTCAAAGGAGGCTGGGCACTTCCCGGCGGACTTGTTCTGGATGATGAAAATCTGGATGACGCTGTAAAAAGAGAACTCTACGAAGAAGCGGGCATAAAACCTGATTTTTTAGAGCAACTCTACACATTTGGTAACGTAGGTCGCGATCCAAGGAATAGAGTCGTTTCTGTAGCTTATTTAGGGCTTGTCAACCCTTCCTATCACGAACTGTTTGCCGATTCTGATGCAGAAGATGCTCAATGGTTCAGCGTAAACAAGCTCCCGACACTTGCATTTGATCATAAAGCCATCATTGATATTGCGTTACAAAGACTCCGCACGAAAATCCAGTATCAGCCCATTGGGTTTAATCTGCTCAATGAAGAATTTCCTTTCTCAGACCTTGAAAACCTTTACAGAACTATTGTTGGACGTGAAATAGACCGCAGGAATTTCCGCAAAAAAATCATGAGCTATGGTTTACTTAATGAAACCAATAATGTAAAAAAAGAGGGTAGTGGCAGACCCGGAAAACTTTTCACATTCAATCAGGAGAAGTACGAAGAACTGGAAAAAGAAGGCTTCTATTTCGAAATTAAATAATCTTTATGCCATGCCAATCCGGTTTAGATTTACATTAAAAATCTCTCATTTTATCATTTAAAACTAATAAACTAAAATTTTAGTTTAAAATATGTTTGTATTTTTCTGAAACTAATCGTATCACTTATATTTCAATGTATTTAAATTTTAAATCTGATAATCAGTAAGTTAGTCATTTAGTGTTAAAATAACGCAAATATATTTTGGTAGTAAAATAACATTGTTTTACATTTGTGTAGTAATAACACAATCATGAAATACACCTTACCCAATATTATTGAAGATTTTCAGAATAAAAAGAATCTTGAATTTTTATTCTTCTGGGGGCATACTGTAAAAGATGAGATTACTAAATCATGCTTCAGTCAATGGTTTCCCATTCAGTTTGAAGAAAACGGAACCATTTATAAAACAGCTGAACATTATATGATGGCCGGAAAAGCAAGGTTGTTTAATGATCAGGAAATCTTACAGCAAGTTTTAAAATCTGAAACGCCTAATGAAGTTAAAAGTTTGGGAAGGAAAGTGAAAAATTTTGACCCAAAACTTTGGGACGAACATAAATATGAAATCGTAAACAGGGCCAATCTTTTGAAATTCTCACAAAATCTAAAGTTTCAGAATTTTCTGCTGTCAACGGATGATAAAATTTTAGTAGAAGCCAGTCCTTATGATAAAATCTGGGGAATCGGAATGTTGGAAACTGATTCCAGAGCTCAGAATCCACTTTTATGGGAAGGAGAAAACTTACTGGGATTTGCTTTAATGGAAGTCAGAGACGAATTAAGAAGGTAAACACACAATCACTAAACACACAATACTAATTATGGAAAAAGTAGAACTTCACCCACAGATATTTCTCATAGAAGATTTCCTGACTTCTGCTGAATGTGATGAATATATTGCCATAGCACAGGAAAAAGTGTTTGAAGAAGCAAAAGTCAATATGCAGGGGCATCAGATGATGAGTAAAGGAATTAGAAATAATGACCGACTGATGGTTTTTGACAATAAACTGGCAGAAGACCTTTTCAGAAAAGCAGCAGAATTTCTTCCTGAGGCAGATGAAAATTATAAGCTTCAGAACTTTAATGAAATGTTCAGGGTGTATAAATATTCTCCGGGACAGCGGTTCAAAATGCACAGAGACGGAAGCTATATCCGGAATGAGAATGAAAAAAGCTTCTATACTTTTCTGATCTATCTGAATGATGACTTTGAAGGCGGAGAAACAGAATTTGAAAACCTGTTCACAGTAGCACCGAAAAAAGGGTCTGCATTGGTTTTCTATCATCCGTTAAGACATGAAGGAAAAATCCTGATCAGCGGATTGAAATATGTTCTGAGAACCGATGTAATGTATTCCAATAAGTAATAGCCCATAAAAGGAGAAGTGTTGTTATGCCTTTTTTAATTAGTGTATAATTGACACAAATAATAAATAAATATGGAAGATCAATTAAAACCAAGATTCATCGAGTCATTACAAAGAAATAATGACCAGATCAGAGAAGACCGCGCACGAACTATCGGAGCAGATTCCGAGCTGATATACAGGCGCAGGGTTGAAGATATTGAACTTAAAATAAAGAGACTGGAGCGGGAGCAGGAAGGCCTTATTGATGTGAGTCCTTTAGACCGAAACAGTTTGACATTTGCCGATTTTCAGCCGGAAACATTTGTTCAGAAAGATATAGAATTATCATTAACAATCAGAAATTTAAATATTCAGTTAGAAGTCGCTGTCAAGAGATTTGAGTATTTATTTGGTAAAACATTTTAATTATGGGAAGTACAAGATACGATATGGACGCTCGTTTCGACAGAGCAAGAAAAGCAGGGTACGGATCTAAATCCGCAGGTGAAATTTTCACTCAGAATGCAAAAAGAATGGCACACGAATCAATGAATCCAAAAGGTATTTCTTTCAGAGAATCCAGAGATTCTGAAGTACACCCGAATTCTGTTCCTATTATTTTAGGATTGGATGTCACAGGCAGTATGGGACATATTCCCCATGAGTTAATTAAAGAAGGTCTTCCTAAATTAATGGGTGGAATTATTCAGGGAGGTGTTCCGGATCCTGCGCTTTTATTCTTAGGAATCGGAGATCATGAATGTGATGCTTATCCATTGCAGGTTGGGCAGTTTGAATCCGGGGATGAAGAGCTCGATATGTGGCTTACCCGAACTTATATTGAATCCGGCGGTGGCGGAAATGCAGGAGAAAGTTATCTCTTGGCGTGGTATTTTGCCGCTTTTCATACCAGAACGGATGCTTTTGAAAAGAGAAATCAAAAAGGAATTTTGTTTACAGTAGGGGATGAGCCTTGCTTAAAAACACTTCCGGCATCAGCCATCAGAGAAATAATGGGAGCGGGACAACAGACCTATACTCACTTTGATTTACTCGAAGAAGTGAGAAAGAGATATGAAGTATATCACATCAATGTTTTGCATTCTGATCAGGCCTTAAGATCTAATAAAGGCTGGATAGAATTATTAGGGCAAAACTGCTTATCAGTAGAGGATCACAGAGAAATTCCGAATGTAATTAAAGGAGTTATCTGCAACACCTTTAAAAATAAAACCTTCGGGTCTGTAGATAAAGAAGGATTTGATCGTATTCAAATGTTTTAAATCATGAAAAAAGTACAAATAGTAATAGGACTGGGTTTTGGTGATGAAGGAAAAGGAATCACTACAGATTTCTTGGCACAGCAAAACCCGGAATCTATTGTCATCAGATTTTCCGGAGGGCAGCAGGCGGCGCATACGGTAATGATTGAGGATAAAAAACATATTCATTCCAGCTTTGCGAGCGGGGCACTTCGTGGATTGCCATCTTATTTTACAGAACACTGCACCATTTATCCTGTCTTTTTATTAAATGAAAGAAAAGAACTGCAGGAAAAGAACGGAAATGTAGAGCTGCATATTCATCCGCTGGCCAAAGTGACTACACCATTTGATGTCTGGCAGAACAGAACCAATACCAAAAATCTGGAACACGGAACCTGCGGCAAAGGAATCGGATCAACAATGAAAAGACACGAAAGTCCTTATAAACTATTTGCTGCCGATTTAATAGCCCCAAAAGCAATGCTGATTGAGAAATTAAAAGGAATTGCATATTACTATGGGTTTATGGATGAGAACCAGTTAGAAGAAATGATGCATGATTTTTTAGATGCAGTAGATCAGATAGACTGGAAAATAGAAGATTATCATTATCTCAATTCATTTGAAAACCTCATTTTTGAAGGCAGTCAAGGGATTTTATTAGATATGGATCATGGGGTATTTCCGAATGTAACGTATGCCAACACCACTTCAAAAAATGCTTGCGAAATCTGCAAATTTTTGAAAATAGAGGATATTGAAATGTATTATGTGACCCGGAATTATTCCACCCGTCACGGAAGCGGATGGATGAGTAATGAAAAAGAAATCATCCTGAAAAATAATGAAGAGGAAACCTGTATTTTTAATGATTATCAGAAAGAACTTCGATTTGGAGAACTGGATTATGAATTGTTGAATTATGCGCTTCTTTTAGACGGAGCTTATGTTGAAGCAGCCAAAAAGAACCTTGTGATTACATGTCTCGATCAGACTGAGGAGAAATTTAAAATAGAAAAATTAAAAACAAAATTTGATGCAGTCTACGGATCCTATTCTCCGTTTTCAAAAGACTTTAAACCAATTTTTTAAACCCAAATAATGGTTTTATATTAGTGACAGAACTGAGCCGAATATATTAAAATGATGAACACAACAACTTTATACAGACCAGTAGGAGAAAAAGAAATGATCCTGATCTTAGAGAGCGGATGTAAAAAATTTCCACCAAGACTGGATTGGCAGCCTATTTTTTATACGGTATTAGATGAAAGCTATGCTTCAGAAATTGCTGAAAAGTGGAATACGAGAGACGAAGCAGGAAACTATCTTGGTTTTGTCACACGGTTTGAAGTAAAGCA includes:
- a CDS encoding NUDIX hydrolase, coding for MQAIKVAVDAVIFGYFDKQDLQLLLIKRKIEPFKGGWALPGGLVLDDENLDDAVKRELYEEAGIKPDFLEQLYTFGNVGRDPRNRVVSVAYLGLVNPSYHELFADSDAEDAQWFSVNKLPTLAFDHKAIIDIALQRLRTKIQYQPIGFNLLNEEFPFSDLENLYRTIVGREIDRRNFRKKIMSYGLLNETNNVKKEGSGRPGKLFTFNQEKYEELEKEGFYFEIK
- a CDS encoding adenylosuccinate synthetase is translated as MKKVQIVIGLGFGDEGKGITTDFLAQQNPESIVIRFSGGQQAAHTVMIEDKKHIHSSFASGALRGLPSYFTEHCTIYPVFLLNERKELQEKNGNVELHIHPLAKVTTPFDVWQNRTNTKNLEHGTCGKGIGSTMKRHESPYKLFAADLIAPKAMLIEKLKGIAYYYGFMDENQLEEMMHDFLDAVDQIDWKIEDYHYLNSFENLIFEGSQGILLDMDHGVFPNVTYANTTSKNACEICKFLKIEDIEMYYVTRNYSTRHGSGWMSNEKEIILKNNEEETCIFNDYQKELRFGELDYELLNYALLLDGAYVEAAKKNLVITCLDQTEEKFKIEKLKTKFDAVYGSYSPFSKDFKPIF
- a CDS encoding DUF1579 domain-containing protein yields the protein MKNLLLLFSLAFLFTACEKGKPAAEKEVSKTDSATWKPVDSATAMKAWMEYATPGEMHKTLAAYDGNWTGATTMWMENGGKPMTSQSECTNKMIFGGRYQHSTYKGNFMGMPFEGMSIMGYDNAKKKFVSTWIDNMGTGIMHGEGDWNPAKKSIEFKGTMSDPARPGHDCDFREVYTFTDANNHMMEMYGPDSKTGNEYKTMEIKFTKKK
- a CDS encoding NADAR family protein codes for the protein MKYTLPNIIEDFQNKKNLEFLFFWGHTVKDEITKSCFSQWFPIQFEENGTIYKTAEHYMMAGKARLFNDQEILQQVLKSETPNEVKSLGRKVKNFDPKLWDEHKYEIVNRANLLKFSQNLKFQNFLLSTDDKILVEASPYDKIWGIGMLETDSRAQNPLLWEGENLLGFALMEVRDELRR
- a CDS encoding ADP-ribosylation/crystallin J1 yields the protein MMNTTTLYRPVGEKEMILILESGCKKFPPRLDWQPIFYTVLDESYASEIAEKWNTRDEAGNYLGFVTRFEVKQEVVDQYPAQNVGARNHNELWVPSEELEVFNKAIAGTIEVIKVFIGDNFKETGNSEIKNFIKSLKR
- a CDS encoding prolyl hydroxylase family protein, which gives rise to MEKVELHPQIFLIEDFLTSAECDEYIAIAQEKVFEEAKVNMQGHQMMSKGIRNNDRLMVFDNKLAEDLFRKAAEFLPEADENYKLQNFNEMFRVYKYSPGQRFKMHRDGSYIRNENEKSFYTFLIYLNDDFEGGETEFENLFTVAPKKGSALVFYHPLRHEGKILISGLKYVLRTDVMYSNK